A genome region from Anopheles stephensi strain Indian chromosome 2, UCI_ANSTEP_V1.0, whole genome shotgun sequence includes the following:
- the LOC118506615 gene encoding tigger transposable element-derived protein 4-like, producing MSLRKHKCFSQCDKLKIIEAHEAGKSRNEVMHEFGLPLSSYYKIISQRDATKQQCLQGKGYVRRNRSSDYPNLERCMIQWINQSFGAECHPLEGPVIKAQAKLFSIKLGIEEFSASNGWLDGFKKRHGLTFNRSPHGLVSNVDGRHGTAEWSDCFANLLDEYEANDIYSIALSGLFYQWLPEQIFKYQANECHDGEVEQERVTVLLCANITGTEKLPILVIGRSKCPEFLEDTHPNPSFSYATNVKAWITGALFVAWLTELNDKMVSNERHIVLLMNHFHVPAIFPTFTNVKIVVLPSKSTSDSVKPQHNELIHSFKSNFRTEVVKHLLDCGKKRTKQNISLPFALNAAARAWRKIDSDTVVNHFMQTGCWPYALCDSSSSQQEKKDTNIRPSKSDWDKVTAHEEPKPSFSDYVRVDENVAVTGTFTNDEIVEMATYQVKADKATAMVLDAQEFFDVKKTVWRGGRMTTRTSVIDRNGRKRNGNEDETVIDQRVPIIHKRDALKALETVQQFFRRHTYQDAATFGMLYELEKRIQAIEV from the exons ATGTCGCTAAGAAAGCACAAATGTTTCTCGCAATGCGACAAGCTGAAGATAATCGAAGCACACGAGGCCGGAAAGTCACGTAACGAAGTAATGCATGAGTTTGGTTTGCCACTTTCGAGCTACTACAAGATCATAAGTCAAAGAGACGCTACGAAGCAGCAGTGTTTGCAGGGCAAGGGCTACGTTCGACGAAATCGCAGTTCCGACTATCCTAATCTGGAACGGTGTATGATACAATGGATCAATCAAAGTTTTGGCGCAGAATGTCATCCATTGGAGGGACCCGTAATAAAGGCACAAGCCAAGCTATTCTCCATCAAGCTTGGAATCGAAGAGTTTTCGGCCAGCAATGGTTGGTTGGACGGATTTAAGAAGCGGCACGGGTTAACGTTCAACAGATCGCCCCATGGGCTAGTTTCAAATGTTGACGGCAGACATGGTACTGCTGAGTGGAGTGACTGTTTCGCCAATTTGCTCGATGAATATGAAGCGAACGATATTTACAGCATCGCCTTGAGTGGATTGTTTTACCAATGGTTGCCCgagcaaatatttaaatacCAAGCGAACGAATGCCACGATGGCGAGGTTGAGCAGGAACGTGTAACGGTGCTGCTGTGCGCCAACATTACGGGAACGGAGAAGTTACCGATCCTTGTGATCGGACGATCAAAATGTCCGGAATTTTTGGAAG aCACACACCCAAATCCGTCCTTCAGTTATGCGACGAATGTCAAGGCATGGATTACTGGAGCATTGTTTGTGGCGTGGTTAACGGAACTGAACGATAAAATGGTATCGAATGAAAGACACATCGTGCTGCTTATGAATCATTTTCATGTCCCTGCAATATTCCCAACATTTACCAATGTAAAAATAGTAGTTCTCCCTTCAAAATCCACCTCAGACAGTGTAAAACCACAGCACAACGAACTGATCCATAGCTTTAAATCTAATTTTCGCACCGAAGTGGTCAAACACCTTTTGGACTGCgggaaaaaacgaacaaaacagaacattAGTCTACCGTTTGCACTTAATGCTGCCGCAAGGGCATGGCGAAAGATTGACAGCGATACTGTTGTTAATCACTTTATGCAAACCGGCTGTTGGCCGTATGCATTGTGTGATAGTAGTTCATCAcagcaagaaaagaaagacaCCAACATCCGCCCAAGCAAATCAGATTGGGATAAAGTTACGGCACACGAAGAACCGAAACCGAGCTTCAGTGATTACGTACGGGTAGATGAGAACGTTGCCGTTACCGGTACGTTCACAAACGATGAAATCGTGGAGATGGCCACGTATCAAGTCAAGGCCGATAAAGCAACAGCTATGGTGCTAGACGCGCAAGAGTTTTTCGATGTGAAAAAGACAGTCTGGAGAGGTGGTCGAATGACAACAAGAACGTCTGTTATCGACAGAAATGGTCGAAAACGGAACGGTAACGAGGACGAAACAGTCATCGATCAACGAGTACCCATTATCCATAAACGTGATGCCTTAAAAGCACTGGAAACAGTGCAACAATTCTTTAGACGTCATACGTATCAGGATGCCGCGACGTTTGGCATGCTTTACGAACTGGAAAAGCGTATTCAAGCTATAGAAGTGTAA